One stretch of Pyxidicoccus trucidator DNA includes these proteins:
- a CDS encoding polysaccharide biosynthesis protein encodes MAQYLDGGTLSALETPEKQWATSHACSPRLRSLLVLSVDAVLTAGALYAAMLLRFEGLPPARWQAAVTHGLPLLLTVRLAMLVWFGLHRWSFQRPGLSEAGRLIAANTVAAIAIEALRSLFFFDRLPRSVVAIEFLFTTALMGAYRFAPRLVRQWHLDHRRSRAWGTQWALVVGAGSAGDLLLRDLLRNPHSPWHVVGFVDDDRAKHGTHLNGKPVLGPIDALPELVSKHHVTQVLIAIPHLRPERIQHILTLCRHQGVRFKFIPASFVYLDQRITSAMLHDLSPEHLLPREAITFDREEVRGLVTGRRVLVTGGAGSIGGEIARQVAEHAPASLVLVDINENELYLLVRQLQERHPQLRVSALVGDIRDLDRMMRVGKEHAPEYVFHAAAHKHVPLMEDAPEEAIKNNVFGTLNVALMADACGVERFVLISTDKAVHPTSVMGASKRLAEMVIRDLATRSRTTFTAVRFGNVLGSAGSVVPLFKQQIQRGGPVTVTHPDCTRYFMTIPEAVGLVMLAGLGGYGELCILDMGAPVRIAELAENTISLAGLVPGRDISIVYTGLRPGEKLVETLLSEEEERTQQVRNHIKVARSPAPPLDFQLRLKRLERAARSGDTPGVIRTLRVLIPTYTPARQPADART; translated from the coding sequence ATGGCGCAATACCTGGATGGGGGCACTCTCTCCGCGCTCGAAACTCCTGAGAAGCAGTGGGCCACCAGCCACGCCTGCTCTCCGCGGCTGCGCTCGCTGCTCGTGCTCTCCGTGGATGCGGTCCTGACCGCGGGCGCGCTCTACGCCGCGATGCTGCTGCGCTTCGAGGGGCTTCCACCCGCGCGGTGGCAGGCCGCCGTCACACATGGGCTGCCCCTGCTGCTCACGGTGCGCCTGGCCATGCTGGTCTGGTTCGGCCTGCACCGCTGGTCGTTCCAGAGGCCCGGCCTCAGCGAAGCCGGCCGCCTCATCGCCGCCAACACGGTCGCGGCCATCGCCATCGAGGCGCTCCGGTCCCTCTTCTTCTTCGACCGGCTGCCTCGCTCGGTGGTGGCCATCGAGTTCCTGTTCACCACCGCGCTGATGGGGGCCTACCGGTTCGCCCCGCGACTGGTGCGGCAGTGGCACCTCGACCACCGGCGCTCGCGGGCGTGGGGCACGCAGTGGGCGCTCGTCGTAGGGGCGGGCAGCGCGGGAGACCTGCTGCTGCGGGACCTGCTGCGCAATCCCCACAGCCCCTGGCACGTCGTCGGCTTCGTGGATGACGACCGGGCCAAACACGGCACCCACCTCAACGGCAAGCCGGTGCTCGGCCCCATCGACGCGCTGCCGGAGCTGGTGAGCAAGCACCACGTCACCCAGGTGCTCATCGCCATCCCCCACCTGCGGCCCGAGCGCATCCAGCACATCCTGACCCTGTGCAGACATCAGGGAGTCCGCTTCAAGTTCATCCCCGCCTCCTTCGTCTACCTCGACCAGCGCATCACCTCCGCGATGCTGCACGACCTCAGCCCGGAGCACCTGCTGCCCCGGGAGGCCATCACCTTCGACCGGGAGGAGGTGCGCGGGCTCGTCACCGGCCGCCGCGTCCTCGTCACCGGGGGCGCGGGCTCCATCGGCGGTGAAATCGCCAGACAGGTCGCCGAGCACGCGCCCGCGTCGCTCGTGCTGGTGGACATCAACGAGAACGAGCTCTACCTCCTCGTGCGACAGCTCCAGGAGCGCCACCCCCAGCTCCGGGTGAGCGCCCTGGTCGGCGACATCCGGGACCTGGACCGGATGATGCGCGTCGGCAAGGAGCACGCTCCGGAGTACGTGTTCCACGCGGCGGCGCACAAGCACGTGCCGTTGATGGAGGACGCGCCCGAGGAAGCCATCAAGAACAATGTCTTCGGCACCCTGAACGTCGCGCTCATGGCGGATGCCTGTGGCGTGGAGCGCTTCGTGCTCATCTCCACCGACAAGGCGGTGCACCCCACCTCCGTCATGGGGGCCTCCAAGCGCCTGGCGGAGATGGTCATCCGGGACCTGGCGACCCGCTCCCGCACCACCTTCACCGCGGTCCGGTTCGGCAACGTGCTCGGCTCGGCCGGTAGCGTGGTGCCGCTGTTCAAGCAGCAGATTCAACGCGGCGGTCCCGTCACCGTGACGCATCCCGACTGCACCCGTTACTTCATGACCATCCCCGAGGCCGTGGGCCTCGTGATGCTGGCGGGGCTGGGAGGCTACGGAGAGCTGTGCATCCTCGACATGGGCGCCCCGGTACGCATCGCCGAGCTCGCGGAGAACACCATCTCCCTGGCGGGCCTGGTGCCGGGCCGGGACATCTCCATCGTCTACACCGGGCTGCGTCCGGGCGAGAAGCTGGTGGAGACGCTGCTCAGCGAAGAGGAGGAGCGCACCCAGCAGGTGCGCAACCACATCAAGGTGGCCCGCAGCCCCGCCCCACCGCTGGACTTCCAGCTCCGACTCAAGCGGCTGGAGCGGGCGGCGCGCAGCGGTGACACGCCCGGGGTGATACGCACCCTGCGCGTCCTCATCCCGACGTACACCCCGGCGAGGCAGCCGGCGGACGCGAGGACGTGA
- a CDS encoding GNAT family N-acetyltransferase translates to MTTTQLRAVLVPDEGESARSADYFRSPHHLRAEGVTHSLVIDGGAGGSLRLPLIVRPIDGTPYQDAVSPYGYPGGVVDGLGEVAKEAVDWRSTELVSIFVRDRVSGPRCFAGGTARNEVFFIDPRLPLEFREMHRRHMRRNTRLGFVSSYQPACEASREEQEGFKEVYRQTMDRDGATSRYYFSAAYFEELFSSPAAWLATTHAPDGCVASAALVVSSDDVLHYYLGGTADAYLVRSPSKNLFVAMTELCSTQGMPLHLGGGMQPGDGLEAFKRGLSNMRSRLYTHEIICKPEVYARLTEGDGDGGYFPAYRAPPC, encoded by the coding sequence ATGACGACGACGCAGCTGCGGGCCGTGCTGGTCCCCGATGAGGGCGAGTCGGCACGGTCCGCGGACTACTTTCGCTCGCCGCACCACCTGCGCGCCGAGGGCGTCACGCACAGCCTCGTCATCGACGGAGGCGCGGGCGGCTCGCTGCGGCTCCCACTCATCGTGCGGCCCATCGACGGGACGCCGTACCAGGACGCGGTCTCTCCGTATGGGTATCCAGGTGGCGTGGTGGACGGGCTGGGCGAGGTGGCCAAGGAGGCAGTGGACTGGCGCTCCACCGAGCTGGTCAGCATCTTCGTGCGGGACCGCGTGTCGGGCCCTCGCTGCTTCGCCGGGGGGACGGCGCGCAACGAGGTGTTCTTCATCGACCCCCGCCTGCCCCTCGAGTTCAGGGAGATGCACCGCCGGCACATGCGGAGGAACACCCGCCTGGGCTTCGTGAGCTCATACCAGCCGGCATGTGAGGCTTCACGCGAGGAGCAGGAAGGATTCAAGGAGGTCTACCGGCAGACCATGGACCGCGACGGAGCGACCTCCCGGTACTACTTCTCGGCCGCCTACTTCGAGGAGCTGTTCTCCTCCCCGGCCGCCTGGCTCGCGACGACGCACGCCCCGGACGGGTGCGTGGCCTCGGCTGCGCTCGTCGTCTCCAGCGATGACGTGCTCCACTACTACCTGGGCGGGACGGCGGACGCGTACCTCGTCCGCTCTCCGTCCAAGAACCTCTTCGTCGCGATGACGGAGCTCTGCTCGACCCAGGGGATGCCGCTGCACCTGGGGGGCGGGATGCAGCCGGGCGATGGCCTCGAGGCCTTCAAGCGGGGCCTTTCGAACATGCGCTCCAGGCTCTACACCCACGAAATCATCTGCAAGCCGGAGGTCTACGCCCGGCTGACCGAAGGGGACGGCGACGGGGGCTACTTTCCGGCCTACCGCGCGCCGCCGTGCTGA
- a CDS encoding glycosyltransferase family 4 protein, which translates to MPPNRLLIFSPSAFQPSGHQQSYLTGLGEALVQLGVEVHVFGLNGSVSYPTPIVSHAVGKDAAIESRSAYRERLGPLGDVAWGTGRLTRQVNMLNELQRVHHHLGRPPLLFETFEYLSLAAHLARAPRSHRQVCIFHDTNFNLRHASPIAATYKLLARPFARHILRSMDRAFVHAPGMRENLFENVDPGRRYDHKVEVIPYGAPHPGKVPRLDRTAARAGLGIDTRRKVLLAFGTLRADKCFRLVFESLARSPEWELLVAGPEGDVSFRQLMALCEETGVQQRVRMFPGFIPLSEHRRYFGAADAVLNVYDEHIRHESGTAQLARSFLRPVIAGGPPDLHEYVRETGAGWSVKPLSVDRLTEVLHQAARLDEAGHAAMEQRIHAAAVSRSWDAVASRVLTALSG; encoded by the coding sequence ATGCCACCGAATCGCCTGCTCATCTTCAGCCCGTCGGCCTTCCAGCCCTCGGGACATCAGCAGTCCTATCTCACCGGGCTGGGAGAGGCGCTCGTGCAGCTCGGCGTGGAGGTCCACGTCTTCGGACTGAATGGAAGCGTGAGCTACCCCACCCCCATCGTCTCGCACGCGGTCGGGAAGGACGCGGCCATCGAGTCCCGCTCGGCGTACCGGGAGCGCCTGGGGCCCCTCGGGGATGTCGCCTGGGGCACCGGCCGCCTCACGCGCCAGGTGAACATGCTCAATGAATTGCAGCGCGTGCACCACCACCTGGGCAGGCCGCCGCTGCTGTTCGAGACCTTCGAGTACCTCTCCCTGGCGGCGCACCTCGCGCGAGCCCCCCGCTCCCATCGGCAGGTGTGCATCTTCCACGACACCAACTTCAACCTGCGGCACGCGTCTCCCATCGCCGCCACCTACAAGCTCCTCGCGCGGCCGTTCGCCCGGCACATCCTGCGCAGCATGGACCGGGCCTTCGTCCACGCGCCCGGGATGAGGGAGAACCTGTTCGAGAACGTCGACCCCGGGCGGCGCTACGACCACAAGGTCGAGGTGATTCCCTACGGCGCCCCCCATCCCGGGAAGGTGCCACGCCTGGACCGGACGGCGGCCCGCGCCGGGTTGGGCATCGACACGCGGCGCAAGGTGCTGCTCGCGTTCGGCACCCTGCGGGCCGACAAGTGCTTCCGCCTGGTCTTCGAGAGCCTGGCGCGCAGCCCGGAGTGGGAGTTGCTCGTCGCCGGCCCGGAGGGGGACGTCTCGTTCCGGCAGCTCATGGCGCTCTGCGAGGAGACGGGCGTCCAGCAGCGGGTCCGGATGTTCCCGGGCTTCATCCCCCTGAGCGAGCACCGCCGGTACTTCGGGGCCGCGGACGCGGTGCTCAACGTCTACGACGAGCACATCCGCCACGAGAGCGGCACGGCCCAGCTCGCCCGCTCCTTCCTTCGTCCCGTCATCGCCGGTGGGCCTCCGGACCTCCACGAGTACGTGCGCGAGACGGGCGCTGGCTGGTCCGTGAAGCCCTTGAGCGTGGACCGGCTCACCGAGGTGCTGCACCAGGCCGCCCGCCTCGACGAGGCCGGACACGCGGCCATGGAGCAGCGCATCCACGCCGCGGCAGTCTCTCGCTCGTGGGACGCGGTGGCCTCACGGGTGCTCACGGCGCTGAGTGGGTGA
- a CDS encoding DegT/DnrJ/EryC1/StrS family aminotransferase: MPQRIYLSSPHLGGLERGYVDEAFASNWIAPLGPHVDAFQEEFARCVGAPHALALSSGTAALHLALQLVGVGPGDDVLVSTLTFSASVNPIRYLGASPVFIDCERASWNMDPALLEEELEARARAGRLPRAVVLVHLYGQSADLDPILAACERHGVPLIEDAAEALGSTYKGRVPGTRGRAGIYSFNGNKIITTSGGGMLVSPDEGLIRHALKLATQARDAAPHYEHSEVGYNYRLSNVLAAIGRAQLRVLEERVAARRENHAFYARALADVPGITFMPEAPWGRHTRWLTTLTIDPARFGADREAVRLALEREDIEARPVWKPMHLQPVFSAFERRGGHVAEELFQQGLCLPSGSNLTPDDLARVVEVVRAVHQGR; this comes from the coding sequence ATGCCCCAGCGCATCTACCTGTCCTCGCCGCACCTGGGAGGACTCGAGCGTGGCTACGTGGACGAGGCGTTCGCGAGCAACTGGATTGCGCCGCTGGGTCCTCACGTCGATGCCTTCCAGGAGGAGTTCGCCCGGTGCGTCGGAGCGCCGCATGCGCTCGCGCTGAGCTCCGGCACGGCCGCGCTCCACCTCGCCCTGCAGTTGGTGGGAGTGGGCCCGGGTGACGACGTGCTGGTGAGCACCCTCACCTTCTCCGCGTCGGTGAACCCCATCCGCTACCTCGGGGCGTCCCCCGTCTTCATCGACTGCGAGCGCGCCTCCTGGAACATGGACCCCGCCCTGTTGGAAGAGGAGCTGGAAGCCCGCGCCAGGGCCGGACGGCTGCCGCGCGCGGTGGTCCTGGTCCACCTCTACGGACAGAGCGCCGACCTGGACCCCATCCTGGCGGCGTGTGAGCGCCACGGGGTGCCGCTCATCGAGGACGCGGCCGAGGCCCTGGGCAGCACGTACAAGGGGCGCGTCCCGGGCACCCGGGGCCGTGCCGGCATCTACTCCTTCAACGGCAACAAGATCATCACCACCTCGGGCGGAGGGATGCTGGTGTCACCCGACGAGGGGCTCATCCGCCACGCGCTCAAGCTCGCAACCCAGGCGCGCGACGCCGCGCCGCACTACGAACACTCCGAGGTGGGCTACAACTACCGCCTCAGCAACGTGCTGGCGGCCATCGGCCGCGCGCAACTGCGGGTGCTGGAGGAGCGGGTCGCGGCGCGGCGCGAGAATCACGCGTTCTACGCGCGCGCCCTCGCCGACGTCCCTGGAATCACCTTCATGCCCGAAGCCCCGTGGGGACGGCACACGCGCTGGCTGACGACGCTGACCATCGACCCGGCGCGCTTCGGCGCGGACCGCGAGGCAGTGCGGCTCGCGCTGGAGCGGGAGGACATCGAGGCCCGGCCCGTGTGGAAGCCCATGCACCTTCAGCCGGTGTTCTCCGCCTTCGAGCGGCGGGGCGGCCACGTGGCGGAGGAGCTGTTCCAGCAAGGCCTCTGCCTACCCTCCGGCTCCAACCTCACTCCGGATGACCTGGCCAGGGTGGTGGAGGTGGTGCGGGCCGTGCACCAGGGCCGCTGA
- a CDS encoding sugar transferase, whose protein sequence is MPRQVGTALFFKQCIDRVAAAAGLVCLAPVMAVTALAVRLSMGRPVLFRQQRPGRGGRTFQLVKFRTMLEARDADGRPLPDARRITRTGRFLRSTSLDELPQLWNVLRGDMSLVGPRPLLVEYLPRYSAEQARRHDVLPGITGWAQVNGRNALEWEERFQLDVWYVDHWSLLLDAKILGLTFLRVAQRQGISPKGHATMPPFLGSGSSAGGRRVLVGRFGLSGPGARPAPPPPPWPGHPE, encoded by the coding sequence ATGCCGCGACAGGTTGGGACGGCGCTCTTCTTCAAGCAATGCATCGACCGTGTGGCAGCGGCCGCCGGGCTGGTGTGCCTCGCCCCGGTGATGGCCGTGACGGCCCTGGCCGTCCGCCTCTCCATGGGCCGGCCGGTGCTCTTTCGTCAACAGCGCCCGGGACGTGGGGGCAGGACGTTCCAGCTCGTGAAGTTCCGCACCATGCTCGAGGCGAGGGACGCGGACGGTCGTCCACTCCCGGACGCGCGGCGCATCACGCGGACGGGACGGTTCCTGCGCTCGACGAGCCTGGACGAGCTCCCGCAGCTCTGGAACGTGCTGCGTGGTGACATGAGCCTGGTGGGCCCGCGCCCGCTCCTCGTCGAGTACCTGCCGCGCTACTCCGCCGAGCAGGCGCGGCGCCATGACGTGCTGCCGGGCATCACCGGCTGGGCGCAGGTGAACGGACGCAACGCGCTGGAGTGGGAAGAGCGCTTCCAACTCGACGTCTGGTACGTGGACCACTGGAGCCTGCTGCTGGACGCGAAGATTCTCGGGCTGACCTTCCTGCGCGTCGCGCAGCGCCAGGGCATCTCCCCGAAGGGCCACGCGACGATGCCGCCGTTCCTTGGCAGCGGCAGCAGCGCAGGCGGGAGGCGGGTGCTGGTGGGGCGCTTCGGGCTCAGCGGCCCTGGTGCACGGCCCGCACCACCTCCACCACCCTGGCCAGGTCATCCGGAGTGA
- a CDS encoding lipopolysaccharide biosynthesis protein: MTRRRSAGRNFAWTLSAGLVYALAQWGVLVLYARLGDMALLGEFALGLAITAPLMLMARMQLRALQATDAREAYGFEHYLGLMALNVLGGVVLCGGIALVAGYPARAGFVITLLAVAKGFESLSDVFYGAFQRAERMVLIARSLIAKSVLSVVLVALALWATGSPVVAAAALGLSWALVLFLFDVPAYRREFGGARPWRRLWQVPWREQGVRLRGLLGLAYALGVVALLGSLRPNVPRYLLEAHAGQAELGVYAALAYFSALGGRVVQSLGQVLSPRLGRYHVAGDSRRYGRTLLGFAGGAALVGVCAIVGAVLLGRQVLTLFYGAPYARDLGLFVWLMVAAALEYVGVSLQVALTAARELKGQVLMLVLSVVVVALAGLWWVPSAGPVGAAWALALGWLAELGCSGWLALRSWRRLGRKEAYPVPGGPGTQVANGVDTVA; encoded by the coding sequence ATGACGCGGCGCCGGTCCGCCGGCAGGAACTTCGCATGGACGCTCTCCGCTGGGCTCGTGTACGCGCTTGCCCAGTGGGGCGTGCTGGTCCTCTATGCGCGGCTCGGCGACATGGCGCTGCTCGGCGAGTTCGCGCTCGGCCTGGCCATCACCGCCCCGTTGATGCTCATGGCGCGGATGCAGCTGCGCGCGCTCCAGGCCACCGATGCACGGGAGGCGTACGGTTTCGAGCACTACCTCGGACTGATGGCGCTCAACGTGCTCGGGGGCGTGGTGCTGTGCGGCGGCATCGCCCTGGTGGCGGGGTACCCGGCGCGCGCCGGCTTCGTCATCACGCTGCTGGCGGTGGCCAAGGGCTTCGAGTCCCTCAGCGACGTCTTCTACGGCGCCTTCCAGCGGGCCGAGCGGATGGTCCTCATCGCCCGCTCCCTCATCGCCAAGAGCGTGCTCTCCGTGGTGCTCGTGGCGCTCGCGCTATGGGCCACGGGCAGCCCGGTGGTGGCGGCGGCCGCGCTGGGGCTCTCCTGGGCGCTGGTGCTCTTCCTGTTCGACGTGCCCGCCTATCGCCGTGAGTTCGGAGGCGCGCGTCCCTGGCGCCGGCTGTGGCAGGTGCCCTGGCGTGAGCAGGGCGTCCGTCTGAGGGGGCTGCTGGGGCTCGCCTATGCGCTCGGAGTCGTCGCGCTGCTGGGCTCGCTGCGCCCCAACGTCCCTCGCTACCTGCTGGAGGCGCACGCCGGCCAGGCCGAGTTGGGCGTGTACGCCGCGCTCGCGTACTTCTCGGCGCTGGGTGGCCGGGTGGTGCAGTCGCTCGGGCAGGTGTTGAGCCCCAGGCTGGGGCGCTACCACGTGGCGGGAGACTCGCGCCGCTATGGCCGCACGCTCCTGGGCTTCGCGGGAGGGGCGGCGTTGGTGGGTGTCTGCGCCATCGTCGGGGCAGTGCTGCTCGGGCGACAGGTGCTGACGCTCTTCTATGGTGCTCCGTACGCGCGTGACCTCGGCCTGTTCGTCTGGCTCATGGTGGCCGCCGCGCTGGAGTACGTCGGCGTGAGCCTCCAGGTCGCGCTCACGGCGGCCCGGGAGCTGAAGGGGCAGGTGCTGATGCTCGTCCTGTCCGTCGTGGTGGTGGCGCTGGCGGGCCTGTGGTGGGTGCCTTCGGCGGGCCCCGTGGGGGCGGCGTGGGCCCTGGCGCTGGGCTGGCTCGCGGAGCTGGGCTGTAGCGGGTGGCTCGCCCTGCGCTCCTGGCGGCGCCTCGGGCGCAAGGAGGCGTACCCGGTGCCCGGCGGTCCGGGGACGCAGGTGGCGAATGGCGTGGACACGGTTGCCTGA
- a CDS encoding glycosyltransferase family 4 protein, with translation MKIIYLHQYFTTPAMHGGTRSYELARRLVGMGHEVHMVTSNRQPDGDARGWRETNESGIQVHWLPVPYSQKMSYPDRIRAFGNFAVNSAQRAAQLKGDVVFATSTPLTIAVPGIVASRWNNRPMVFEVRDLWPAIPIAVGALKSRPAILAAQALERAAYAGAAHIVALSPGMKAGVEAAGVASEKITVIPNLCDPERFHVPASVGEAFRRKHAWLGDRPLVVYAGSLGRVNGVDFLVRLAADVLTRDPEVRFLIVGQGSEERTLHALAEQLGVKDRNLFILPPVVKAEVPAVLSAATIATSLFTDVPGMEDNSANKVFDALAASRPLALNYGGWQAKLLEQEQFGLYLPPKSIPAAGALLASRVRDTRWLAEAGRRAGRLGRERFSADAAALQLAEVLQRTVGKA, from the coding sequence ATGAAGATCATCTACCTCCATCAGTACTTCACCACGCCCGCGATGCACGGCGGGACGCGGTCCTACGAGCTCGCCCGCCGCCTGGTCGGCATGGGGCACGAGGTGCACATGGTGACCTCGAACCGTCAGCCTGACGGGGATGCTCGGGGCTGGCGCGAGACGAACGAGAGCGGCATCCAGGTGCACTGGCTGCCGGTGCCCTACTCCCAGAAGATGTCGTACCCGGACCGGATTCGCGCCTTCGGCAACTTCGCCGTCAACTCCGCGCAGCGGGCCGCGCAGCTCAAGGGCGACGTGGTCTTCGCCACGAGCACGCCGCTGACCATCGCGGTGCCCGGCATCGTCGCCTCGCGCTGGAACAACCGGCCCATGGTCTTCGAGGTGCGGGACCTCTGGCCCGCCATCCCCATCGCCGTCGGGGCCCTCAAGAGCCGCCCGGCCATCCTCGCCGCCCAGGCGCTCGAGCGGGCCGCCTACGCTGGGGCCGCGCACATCGTCGCGCTCTCGCCGGGGATGAAGGCCGGGGTGGAGGCGGCGGGCGTGGCCTCGGAGAAGATCACCGTCATCCCCAACCTCTGCGACCCGGAGCGCTTCCACGTCCCCGCCTCGGTGGGCGAGGCGTTCCGGCGGAAGCACGCGTGGCTCGGAGACAGGCCCCTGGTGGTGTACGCGGGCTCCCTGGGCCGGGTGAATGGCGTCGACTTCCTCGTCCGGCTCGCCGCGGACGTGCTGACGAGGGACCCGGAGGTGCGCTTCCTCATCGTGGGACAGGGCAGCGAGGAGCGGACGCTGCACGCGCTCGCGGAGCAGCTCGGGGTGAAGGACCGCAACCTCTTCATCCTGCCCCCCGTGGTGAAGGCGGAGGTCCCCGCAGTGCTCTCCGCGGCCACCATCGCCACATCCCTCTTCACCGATGTGCCGGGCATGGAGGACAACTCCGCCAACAAGGTCTTCGACGCGCTCGCCGCAAGCCGCCCGCTCGCGCTCAACTACGGGGGCTGGCAGGCGAAGCTGCTCGAGCAGGAGCAGTTCGGCCTGTACCTGCCGCCCAAGTCCATCCCCGCGGCGGGGGCCCTGCTGGCGAGCCGGGTGCGTGACACGCGGTGGCTCGCCGAGGCAGGGCGCCGGGCGGGGCGGCTCGGCAGGGAGCGCTTCTCCGCGGACGCAGCGGCCCTCCAGCTCGCGGAGGTGCTCCAGCGGACGGTGGGCAAGGCATGA
- a CDS encoding O-antigen ligase family protein, producing MSWFRCTALGFIAALYVLAGRWAFDRLASGNPEPNPFLELRLWIVMGGFLLATLGLAHAAHRGSAPEETRLDVPLMTALGVFFGYLCASAAWAPDAEFALPKLYEVVLAGVMSLGVGLAVLRQQADRVLESFWTIVVAATGLLALVGVSQFLGGGGGARLAVLGGGPNVFARLMGMFALGALYFWKRGGRTWLWIPMAATGVLLAILTGSRGGALAIIGGVLAFLAVGRIPLRRLLLLSLLATVATAAVIAFTPLGKALSHSMEERFLKLTLKYKDGDVSEGGVYLSGREVLYARAYALGLDFPVMGAGLAAFPALGLGVYPHNLFLEVFCEGGVLGLALLGWVMLAYLRSAFRGRRGLDAATVGAAVLVLIGSQSSGDFYDARSLFLLMVLSACTTVAGAAPARSQLDTCVTAEGAT from the coding sequence GTGAGCTGGTTCCGATGCACAGCCCTGGGCTTCATCGCCGCGCTCTACGTGCTCGCGGGCCGCTGGGCGTTCGACCGGCTGGCCTCGGGGAACCCCGAGCCGAACCCGTTCCTGGAGCTGCGCCTGTGGATTGTCATGGGCGGGTTCCTGCTCGCCACGCTGGGCCTGGCCCATGCCGCCCACCGTGGGTCCGCGCCGGAAGAGACGCGGCTGGATGTCCCGCTCATGACGGCGCTGGGCGTCTTCTTCGGGTACCTGTGTGCCAGCGCGGCCTGGGCGCCCGACGCGGAGTTCGCCCTGCCGAAGCTCTACGAGGTCGTCCTGGCAGGAGTGATGAGCCTGGGCGTCGGACTCGCCGTGCTCCGCCAGCAGGCGGACCGCGTGCTGGAGTCGTTCTGGACCATCGTCGTCGCCGCGACGGGGCTGCTGGCACTCGTCGGCGTGAGCCAGTTCTTGGGCGGCGGTGGCGGCGCGCGGCTGGCGGTGCTGGGGGGCGGACCGAATGTCTTCGCCCGGCTCATGGGGATGTTCGCGCTCGGTGCCCTGTACTTCTGGAAGCGCGGAGGCCGGACGTGGCTCTGGATTCCGATGGCGGCCACCGGCGTCCTCCTCGCCATCCTCACCGGCTCACGTGGCGGGGCCCTCGCCATCATCGGGGGCGTCCTGGCCTTCCTCGCCGTGGGGCGAATCCCCTTGCGGCGGCTCCTCCTCCTGTCGCTGCTCGCCACCGTCGCCACCGCGGCGGTCATCGCCTTCACGCCACTGGGCAAGGCGCTGAGCCACTCCATGGAGGAGCGGTTCCTCAAGCTGACGCTCAAGTACAAGGATGGCGATGTCTCGGAGGGCGGGGTGTACCTGTCGGGACGCGAGGTCCTGTATGCCAGGGCCTACGCACTTGGACTCGACTTCCCGGTGATGGGGGCCGGGCTCGCGGCCTTCCCGGCGCTCGGCCTGGGCGTCTACCCGCACAACCTCTTCCTCGAGGTGTTCTGCGAGGGTGGCGTGCTGGGGCTCGCGCTCCTCGGCTGGGTCATGCTCGCCTATCTCCGCTCGGCGTTTCGAGGCCGTCGCGGACTGGACGCGGCGACGGTCGGCGCGGCGGTGCTGGTGCTGATTGGCAGCCAGTCCAGCGGCGACTTCTACGACGCCCGGTCCCTCTTCCTGCTGATGGTGCTGTCCGCGTGCACCACGGTCGCGGGGGCGGCGCCAGCGCGCTCCCAGCTGGATACCTGTGTCACCGCAGAAGGAGCGACCTGA